The sequence CTCACGCCGTCCAAGCCAACGTCACCGTGGAAGCGGACGTTCAAAAACTTATCGACGAAACTCTCACCCACTTTGGACGCCTCGACATCCTCGTCAGCAACGCCAACATGAATTTCGTCCGCAAGCCGCTCGAAGACATGACCTGGGACGAGTTCTCCGACAAACTGAACAACGAGCTGAAAGCCGCGTTCCTCCTGACCAAAGCCGTCCTCCCGGTTATGAAAGAACAACGGTCCGGCCGTCTCATCTATATCACCAGCGGCCAAGGCAAAAACGTCACCCCGGGCTTCATCGCACACGGCACCGCCAAGTCCGGTCTGAACTCCTTCGTGCGCTACGTCGCCAAGGAAGTCGGCCCCTACGGCATCACCGCCAACAACGTGGCACCCGGCCTGATCGAAACGGACGCAACTTCGTTCTACACCGACGAAGCCCGCCAAGCGATCGCCGCAAACATTCCGCTCGGCCGTCTCGGTCAGCCGGATGATCTCTCGAAAGTCATCGCGTTCCTCGCCAGCGACGATTCGAAATACATGACGGGATCTTACACCAGCGTCAACGGCGGATCGTTGATGGATCTGTAAGGAGAAAGCCAACTCTTCAATGGAAGAGTTGGCTTTTTTTGTTGACAGAGTTCTACGAAACGTATAATATTTCGTATGCGAAGGATTCGTACTCAAAAAGTTCTTATTCGAAACGTTCTTAAAGAGGAGAGAAACAAAATGACCGCTCAAAGCTTTCGTCGCATCATCATTCTCAACATCGTCCTGCTGATCGTCTTGGTCGGCGGCGGATTCGCCGGGTATTATTTCTACAATCAATCGGTGAACTACTTATCCACAGACAATGCCAAAGTCGACGGTCAATCCGTCTCCATCGCTCCGCCAGTTGCAGGCAAACTCGTCGAATGGAACGGCGAGCTCGGCAAGTCCTACTCGGCCGGTGAAAAAATCGGCGCCGTTGAAACTGCTCAGGGTCGTGTCGACATCACCGTACCGGAATCGGTCACCATCGTCACGCAAAGCGCTGTCAAAAACTCCTTCGTCGCAGCCGGCATGCCGCTTGCGTACGCGTTCAACCTCGACCAACTGCATGTGACCGCAAACGTCAAGGAAACCGACATCAACGACGTCAAAGCGGGTCAAGAAGTTGATGTGTACGTCGATGCGTACAACGGCACCACCTTGAAGGGCAAAGTCAGCACCGTCGGTTTGGCGACGGCGAACACGTTCTCGCTGCTGCCAAGCTCCAACACCACCGGCAACTACACCAAAGTGACGCAAGTTATCCCGGTCACGATCACACTCGACGGCTACAAAGGGCTCGATCTTGCGCCCGGTATGAACACGACCGTTCGCATCCACAAATAGAGGCGGGTGAACTCAATGTCCGCATTTCTAATCGGATACGGCGCGTTTGCCGTGTTCGTCCTCTTGGCGGCAAACCTGCTCGTCCGCCGAAAAAGCGCAAACGCACAGGTCTCAAAAATGGACGAGCCCGAAGCTGAATCGCAGTCTCTGCAAGCTTCGCAATCTGTTCAGGACCCTCCTGTCGAGAAGGCCTCAACTTCGACAGGCACGATCGACCGAGCATCCCTGCCTATCGGGAAAATCCTCGCTGTGCTCCTGCTCGGCGGGTTCGTCTCGATCTTGAACCAATCTCTGCTCAATATCGCATTGCCGCATATGATGAACGACCTCGGCGTCTCCGCCACGACGATTCAATGGCTGATCACCGGCTACATGCTGATGAACGGCGTCACCATTCCGTTGACGTCCTACTTGATTCGTCGATACGGTACGCGCAATCTGTTCATCGCCGCCATCTCCCTGTTTACACTCGGCGCGTTGATCTGCGCCGTTTCACCTGGCTTTACGATCATGCTGATCGGTCGATTCGTACAAGCAGCGGGTGCGGGCTGTATCATGCCGTTGATGATGACCGTATTTCTCACCGTATTCCCGCCCGAACGTCGCGGTGTCGCGATGGGGGTTATGGGCATCGTCATGATCTTCGCTCCGGCGATCGGTCCGACCCTCGCCGGCTGGCTCGTTCAGAACTACTCGTGGCGTCTCTTGTTCATCCTCGTCATTCCGATCGGGCTGATCGACCTGTTCTTGGCGATTGCTTGGCTGCGTGACGTCACAGAGCGCGCCAAGGACAAGTTCGACGCACCGGGCTTTGTCTTCTCCACCCTCGGCTTCGGCGGCTTGCTCTACGGCTTCTCCAAAGCAGGTTCGGCAGGCTGGTCCTCTTGGGAAGTCACCCTGCCGATTACCGTCGGGATCATCTCTCTGATTCTGTTCGTCTGGCGGGAACTGACCGCTGAGCAACCGATGCTCGACCTGCGCCCGTTCCGCTACGGCGTGTTCACGTTGACAGTCACCGTCTCTTCGCTGATGTACATGTCGATGATGGCGGCGATGGTCCTCCTGCCGCTCTACTTGCAAAACATCCGCGGGTTCTCGCCGGTCGAATCCGGCCTCCTGCTCTTGCCGGGCGCCGTGCTGATGGGCGTGTTCTCACCGATTGCCGGCGGCTTGCTCAACCGAATCGGTGCTCGACCCTTGGTCGTCGCCGGTCTGTTGATCTCCGTGATCACAACGTGGCAATTCACCCATCTCTCAGCCGACACTTCCTACAGCCATGTCTTGTTCGTCAACTGCATTCGCATGATCGGGCTTGCGCTGATGATGATGACCTGTACGACGGAAGGGTTGAACCAACTACCGGCGCGCTACAACAGCCACGGTACGGCGATCTCCAACACCATGCAACAAGTGGCAGGCTCGCTTGGCACGGCGTTGCTCGTCACCGTCATGTCCAACCGCAGCCTCTTCCACACGGCGGCGTACTCCAACGAGCTCACTTCAACGAACCCGATCCTGGTCCAGCAGTTCACTCAGATGGGCAAGACGATGTCGAGTGTGGTGTACGGGCTCGTTGTAAAAAACTCCACCATTCAAGGCATCAACGACGCATTTGTAGTCGGGACCGGTATGACGGCCGTTGCGCTGGTATTTGCAGTCTTCATCCGCCGTCGCAGCATCCCGAAAAGCACCATCCCGGAAGTTGCTTCACCGCCCGTAGAGCGGTATCATGAAGCGTAACAGCTCCTACTGGGAGGCTTTGCGATGATCAAGATCCCCAACTTAGAAAATATCAAGGCCGTCTCCATTCCTTTGCGCGACTTCAACAAGGAAGTGTACAAGCTGATTGGACAGGACGCCGAACGCGTCGGCATCACCACACAGCAGTTGATCGTCCTGTTTGAAGTCGCCAACAACCCGCTTGGCGGTCTGGAACAACTCTCCGAAACGATGCAACTCTCCGCGAGCACGCTCAGCGGAATCGTCGACCGTCTGGTCAAAACCGAACTTTTGGTTCGGGAACGCTCCGAACGCGACCGCCGCCATTTGGAACTGCGCATCTCCCCGGCGGGAGGCGAGCGAGTCCGTGAAGCGTTCAACCCGGAAACGTCGGTGTTCTTGCAACGTATGTCGTTCGCGTTGCAATTGCCGGAGGAAGATTTGCAGACCATGATGCGTGTTCAACGCCAAATGCTCGCCCGAATCCGTGGTGAGGACGAGACGACACCGTCAAAATGAGTCGGATGCCCAGAGCAAGACGGACAAGGGACTCGTAGGATATCATAAATCCTATGAGAAAGGAGGAGCATGTTCGATATGGCTCTCTCTCCTTGCCAGCTTCGCAAACACATCGGTCGCCACGTGTGCTTGACCTGTCATGACGGCACCCGCCATTATGGGGTTCTCCACAGCGTGACTCACGATGGTGTCTACCTGCAACGCCAACCCTACAGTGGCGTTGCAGGCCGCACCGACGAACTGACCGTACAACACGCCGACGGCCATCAACCAATCGAAGGGGAGGCGGTATTCTTCCCGCTTCTGTTCCTTCCATTTGTCGCTCTTGCAACGGCAGCCGCGTTTTCCCCTTGGGGGTACGGCGGCTACTACTGGTAATCAGAAAAAACCGTCTCCGGTCATGGAGGCGGTTTTTTTCGTGTTGATGTATGAAAATTCGTTCCCGATTGTAAGTGATTAGTGATAGAATATAAGTGTATAAAAAAATGAGGAGATGGATATGAAACGATTGCATGTATCTGCCCTCGTGGGACTGACGCTTCTCCTCAGCGGATGCGGAACCACCTCGACAACCTCGTCTCCCCTCGTGGACACAGGTACCATTTATCCCCTGACCCTTGACCGCGCCGTGAATGTGCGGTTTCTCTCCACCGGCGCTCTAACGCTGGACGATTCGACCGAAGTGCCACCCGCATTTGGAGATGTACAACGATTTGGGATGTTCGAGACCATCCCGCAACATGTGGACCATTCCTTTCAAACCATCCGTCTGTTGAGAATGATCTACCTCCCCACCCCGGACGATTCCTTGAATCTGGAGTGCAGCACCTCCGTGGACGGACGGACGTGGACCGAGTACCGACAGATTCAACCCGACGCGCTCTTGCTCCAACTCAGCACGCCCGCCTCTTGGATTCGCTTCCGAGGCACGCTGCTGGCGACGACAACGGAGAAATCGCCGGAGCTGCGGATGTTCGGTGTTTCCTTTCCATGAAAAAACAATCCTGCCTCAAGACGAGGCAGGATTGTTTTTTTCCGTCTCCCGGAAGATGACGTGCTCCAACAGCAGACAGAGGATCAACCCGACGAGCAGGCCGTTGGCCACCACGCTTCGAAGCCACGGAGCGAGTGAGGCGAATGCGGACGGCGGGAGGAACATCACGCCGACGCCGACCATCAGAGAGAGCCCGATAACGAGCAAATTCCGCTGGCTGGGAATCAGCGACATGAGATCGCGCACCCCAAAGCCCATCATCTGCGCAAACGGCACAAACAACGCCGCATACGCCACTTCCGACGGCAACGTCGCAAAAAAGTTCCCGACCAGCGGGAAAAACCCACTGACCAACACCAACGTCGCCCCGATCAGAAACGGACGCTTCGAACGAATGCCCGTCGTCGAGATGAAGCCCGCCGAAACGGACAGCGGCACGGGGCCGATACACGAGAGCAATCCCGAGAGGACCGCGCCAATCCCGTTGCCAAGCAAACCACGACGATAGGTGTCCGCCGTCACGTCCACACCCAGCGTACGTGCCACGACGAGGATGGAAGCGACAACGTTGGAGATCAGAATCAGCCCGGTCAGGACCGATGTCAGGACGATCCCTGTGTCCCAAGCCGGCATCCCCCAGTCGAAGGCTTTCGGCAACGCAAACCACGGGGTGGGTTCGGCGTTGGTGTTTGACGGAATCAAGCCGAAAATCGCAAACAGAATCCAACCCGATCCGATGCCGATCAACGGGCCCATGCTCCTCCAAAGCCCGCGTCCCTTGAGCGAGAGGATCAGCACCAGCAAGATGACGATCAGCGACAACACCGCCACTTCTCCATCGATTTCTCCCGTTCGGGTGACGCCGAGCATGCCTTTGAAGAACGAGCCCGTCAGCGAGACGACGAGCAAGATGAGATAGACCCCGGTGACCAGAGGTGTGAACAACTCGCGAAGCCGTGCCATGATCGGCAAGAGGCTCAGGATGACGAGCACAACGCCCGACGCCAGCAAGCCCATCTCCAATTGTTGCAGCACCGCGCCTTTATCTCCCGAAGTCGCAACCGCCGCCAACGTCAAGAACAGCGCCCACCACATACCGGCCGCTCCTTCAAGCAGCGGCAAGCGGTGGCCGAAGAACAACTGGAACAGCGTCACGCCGCCGCTGACGAGCAACATCCGCTGCACCAGCGAGGACACATCGCCTGTCGACAGATCAAACGCCGCTCCGACGACAATGGGAGCTGCAATCGTGTTGGCGAGCAAGAAAACCATCCACTGCACGCTTTGCAACCAGAGTAACGGACCTTGGGGGTGTTTTTCTAAGGTGTCTTTCATTGGGTTCTCCCCCTCCTTTTTTCTCTACTTCTTGCTGTAGGTTTCGAGCCATATAAGAAATTCAGCCAACGTGACGAATTGGTGCTGCGGTTGGGGTTGGCCCTCCGGCCACGGGTGACAACCGCGCCGCCAAACGGGGGTGATGCCCGCAAATTCTGCGCCGCCGACATCGTTGCGCGGATGGTCGCCGACATAGATCACTTCCTCCGCCGCAAGTCCCAACGCTTCGAGCGACAGCAGGAAAATCAACGGTTCAGGCTTCTCATACCCGACTTCCTCCGAAATCAACACCACGTCAAAAAAATCGCGGATGCCGAGCAGATCGATTTTTGCATTCTGACGTTGGCTTTGCCCGTTCGTGATCAGCCCGAGCCGATATCCTCGCACGGTGAGTTGGTTCAACATCGTGAACAGCCCCGCCATCGGCTGAACCACTTGCGGAAACACGCGGTTCCAATGCTCGATCAACATGTCCTCCGTGGGTCGATCCGTCCACGGCAACGCGTTCAGCAGATCCTGGAACTTATCACGTCCCCGATACCCGCCGCCGTCTGTCTCCACGATCACCCGCGCAATTTCGTCCACCGTCAGTTCGAGCAGGAGATGGCCGAAGTCTTCGCGGAACTTCTCGGCGTACTTCGGCATCGTCGCCATGCGGTCAACCAGCGTGTCGTCGAGGTCGAACAGAATTGCTTGCAACGCCATGTTTTTCCCTCCAAAAAAGCCGCCGGTCGCTTCCGCCCCGACGGCTTCTCCATTTCTTACAGCTGTTTCATCGCCTCGCGGGACGCTTCCAACGTGCGGTCGAGATCCGCATCGGTGTGTGCCAGCGAGAGGAAGCCCGCTTCCAACTGCGACGGCGCGAGATAGACACCGCGCTCCAGCATCAGCGAGAAGTACTTCGCGTATCGTTCCAAGTTAGCTTGCTTTGCCGTGTCGTAGTCCACGACTTCCTGCTCGGCGAAGAACGTGCCCATCATCCCGCCGACATACGCGCCGGTCACCGGGATGCCAAGTTCCTTGCCCGTTGCGAGGAAGCCTTCTACGAGACGCTTGCCCATCGCTTCCAGACGATCATACGCGCCAGGTTCGCCGAGCATTTTCAGCGTGGTGTAGCCTGCGATCATCGCCAGCGGATTGCCGGACAGGGTGCCCGCTTGGTAGATCGGGCCAGCCGGTGCGATCATGTCCATGATCTCGCGCTTGCCGCCGTATGCGCCGACCGGCAGACCGCCGCCGATGACTTTGCCGAGCGTGGTCAGGTCCGGCTCGATGTTGTAGAGTGCTTGAACACCGCCGTATGCTGCACGGAAGCCCGTCATGACTTCGTCAAAGATCAACAACGCGCCGTATTGCTTGGTGATCTCGCGGACTTGTTGCAAGTAGCCGTCACGCGGCTTCACGAGACCCATGTTGCCGGCGATCGGCTCCAAGATGACCGCTGCGATGTCATCGCCGAACTTTTCGAACGCGAGTTTCAAGCTCTCGACATCGTTGTACGGAACGGTCAGCGTGTTCGTCGCGACAGCCTCCGGAACGCCGGGAGAATCCGGCAAGCCGAGGGTGGCAACGCCGGAGCCCGCTTTGATCAGCAGAGAGTCGGCATGACCGTGGTAGCATCCTTCGAACTTGACGATCTTGGAGCGCTTGGTGTAGCCGCGTGCGAGACGCAGTGCAGACATCGTCGCTTCCGTACCGGAGTTGACCATACGAACCACTTCAACGGACGGCATGATCTCGGTGACCAGTTGCGCCATTTCCGTTTCCAACAGGGTCGGTGCGCCAAACGAAGTGCCGCGCAGTGCGTACTCGCTGATCGCATGCACAACTTCCGGATGAGCGTGACCGAGGATCAACGGGCCCCAAGAGAGGCAGTAGTCGATGTATTCGTTTCCGTCGATGTCGTACATCTTCGAGCCGGACCCGCGCTCGATGAACACCGGAGTGCCTCCGACAGCGCGGAATGCGCGCACCGGAGAGTTGACGCCGCCCGGGATGATTTTTTTCGCTTCGGCGAATGCCGCTTCAGAACGAATGTAGCCTTTGTGCATCAGAGTCACCTCGTGGGGAATTAGTTGCCTTCTTTCAGATAGCGTGCCACGTCTTTGGCAAAGTAGGTCATGATGATGTCGGCACCGGCGCGCTTCATGCCGAGCAGGGTTTCCATGACGATGGCTTTTTCATCAACCCAACCGTTTTGTGCAGCCGCTTTGATCATCGCGTACTCGCCCGAGACGTTGTACGCCACAATCGGCAAGTCATAGCGGTCGCGCAGTTGACGCAGAATGTCGAGGTACGCAAGCGCCGGTTTGACCATGAGGAAGTCGGCTCCTTCGACCACATCGGAATCTGCTTCACGCAGCGCTTCACGGGAGTTCGCCGGGTCCATTTGGTAGGTCTTGCGGTCACCGAACGCCGGAGCGGAGTGTGCCGCTTCACGGAACGGACCGTAGTACGCAGACGCATACTTCACGGAGTAGGACATGATCGGGATGTCGGTGTAGCCGTTCTCATCAAGCAAGTGACGGATGGCGGCGATCCGGCCGTCCATCATGTCGGACGGTGCGACGATGTCGGCGCCCGCTTGGACGTGCGACAGCGCGGTTTTGGCGATCAATTCCAAAGACGGGTCGTTGAGGATGTTCCCGCTCTCTGCGTCCACGATGCCGCAATGACCCGCCGGGTTGTATTGGCAGAGGCAGACGTCGGTGATGACGACGAGGTCCGGGTGGTCCGCTTTGATCATGCGAATCGCTTGTTGGACGATGCCGTTCTCCGAATAGGCTTCCGAAGAGCACTCGTCTTTGTGCGACGGAACGCCGAACAAGATCACAGACGGGATGCCGAGGTCGACGACCTCTTGGATTTCAATTTTCAGTTTGTCGAGCGAGAAATGATACACGCCCGGCATCGAGCGAATTTCTTGCTTGATGCCTTCGCCTTCGACAGCGAAAACCGGATAGAGCATGTCGTTGACAGACAGGTGATTCTCGCGCACCATCGCGCGGATGCCGGCGCTGCGACGCAGGCGGCGGTGACGTTGGAAGTCGAACAGGTTCATGTGTCAGTCCCTCCTAAGGTGTCGGACAAGCGCTTCGACAAGTCCGAGAATTGTATAGTCTGCGGGCATGACGTCTACGGTGAGGCCGTTTTTCTCCACCGTATCGGCGGTAATCGGGCCGATGGCGGCGAGCGTGACGCCCGCGAGCAGGTCGTGGATCGGGTAGTCCTTGAGCGCGTTGAGGAAGTTGGTCACGGTGGACGAGGAAGTGAAAGTGACGGCTTGAATCTCCTTGCTTTCCAGTCGTTTCACCAAGTCGGATGCATCCTCTGTAACGGGCAGGGTGCGGTAGGCTTCCACTTCTGTGACGTGTAGGCCCAAGTTCCGCAGTGCCTGCGGGAGTTGCTTGCGCGCGAGGTTGGCGCGCGGCAGGAGAATTTTTTGCCCGGCCTGCGTATGCGTGGTCAAAGTGTTGGCCAGCCCTTCGCCGACGAATTCTCCGGCCAGAGCGTGAACGGTCAGTCCTTGCTGTTCCACGAGCGCGGCGGTTTTGGGGCCGACGGCGGCGATTTTCACGCTCTGCATCGCCTGGGTTGTCCGACCCGACGACTGCAACCGCTCGAAAAACATCTCCACTCCGTTAGGCGACGTGAATGCCACCCAGTCGTACGTTTCCACACTATGTATAGCGGCATCGAGTGGCCTGAGATCCTCCGGCCACTCGATGCGAATCACCGGGAACTCATAGGTAGAGCCCCCGAGATCTTCAATTCGTCGGCAAAGTTCACTCGCCTGTGCCCGCGAGCGTGTGACCACGACGCGTTTGCCTTGCAGCGGCTTCATTAGGCGTTCAGCTCCTCGCGAACTTGGGCGAGGATGGCGCCGGCACCTTTTTCGATCAGACGATCTGCAATGAGAGTGCCAAGTGCAACCGGATCATGACCCGTCGCGCTCTCCCGCAATAGAATGGAACCGTCTGCCGAACCGACGATGCCCGTCAAACGCAGTTCGTCGTCGCCGATGAACTCCGCATACGCTCCGATTGGAATCTGGCAACCTCCGTTCAACTTACCGAGCACCGTGCGTTCTGCAGTGATGATCTTGCGGGTCGCCGGATCTTCCAGCACGGACAGCAGTTGGCGGACATCTTCGTCCTTGGATCGGCACTCAATCGCGAGAGCACCTTGCCCAACAGCCGGAATGCACAGTTCCGGAGACAATCGCTCCGTGATCTTGTCTCCCCAGCCCATGCGTTCCAACCCGGCCGCCGCCAAGACGATGGCGTCGAGTTGCTGCTCTTCCAATTTTGCGAGGCGGGTGTTGATGTTGCCGCGCAGAGAGACGATCTCCAAGTCCGGGCGCGCCGCTCGCAATTGCGCAGAGCGACGAAGCGACGAGGTGCCGACTTTCGCCCCGATCGGCAAGTCTTCAAACTTCGAGCCGTTGCGGGAGATCAGCACGTCACGCGGGTCTTCACGGTGCGTGATCGCGACGATCATCAGCCCTTCCGGCATTTCGTTGGGCATATCTTTCAGGCTGTGGACCGCAAAGTCGACCGTGCCGTCATACATCGCCTGTTCCAGTTCTTTTGTAAAAAGGCCCTTGCCCCCGACTTTCGAGAGCGTGACATCGAGGATGCGGTCACCCTTGGTGACGATTTGCTCCATGCCGATTTCAAGCTCCGGATAGTGTTTGCGCAGTTGAGCCAATACCCATTCCGTCTGCGTCAGTGCGAGCGGGCTCTTGCGAGTCCCGACGACGATTGACTTCATATCTCGTGTCCTCCTAAGCAGTCTTCCACCAGCCGCCGGGCCTCTTCCCCTCGCCCGTCGCGCAGGAGCGTCAACAGCTCCGACTCGGCTAGAATCTGCAAGATCTTCGTACGTCGCCTCTCATCTCTTACTGTGCCCAGCAAAAGCTGGCGAATCTCTGCCATTTCATCCAAAAATGCGGCATATTCAAAGCCAAAATGTTCTTCCAACTCCCGGCGGATGCGTTTGGCCACTGCCGGTGCTGCTCCGCCGGTCGAGACGGCCACTTGCAAACGGCCCCGTCTGACCAGCGCCGGGACGGTAAAGTTTCCGATGCTCTGGTCATTGACGACGTTGCACAATCTCCCCGACGCTTCGGCTTCTTCGTAGACGTGTCGGTTCAACTCTTTGGAATCTGTCGCTGCAATGACCAAAAAAGAACGAGTGGCATCCCCTTCTCGGTAGGCCCTCGCTTCCCACTTCAGTGTACCAGTTTCTGCATGAGCGGCTATGACATCCGTCACAGTTGGCGAAACGACCGTCACGTCCGCCCCACAATCGAGAAGCCCGGTGATCTTGCGTTCCGCCACCGGGCCCCCTCCGACGACGAGACACCGCCGCCCTGTCAGATTCAAAAAAACTCCGTAGGAGTTCATCTCCACCACCTACCAGCGGTGGAAGCCGGAGAAAAACGTCCCGACAAACAGATAGTTGACGACAACCAGCGAGAACGACGCGACGTTCCACCAAGCCAGCTTCCGTCCCGACCAGCCGAATGAATTTCGCAAATACAACCAGCCGACGTAGAAGCCGAGCAACACGATGGAAACCAACGGCTTGGCGTCGAACACCAACACCGAGCCGAACATCTTGTAGTACCAGTTCACCCCGAGAATCAACGCCAGCAACAACATCGGGAAGCCGACGATGATCAGACGGTACGTGAACGCATCGAGTTTATCAAGCGCCGGGAGACGGCGGAACCACGAGTTCCAACGCTTTTCCTTGAGCATCTTGGACTGGATCAGGTACATGATCGAGAAGATGAACGACAGCGAGAACGCCGCATAACTCAGGAACGCCAACGTGATATGGATGATCAACAGGTTCCCCTGCAATCCTTCGCCGACAACGCTTGAAGCGCCCTCTCCCGTAAATAAATCAAACACAACCATCGCAAACCCGATGACGTTTGTGAAAAACGCAAACAGGTCGATTTTGTAAAAATAATTGATGACCAGCGAAAACGTGATCAACAACCAAGAGAAAAACAGCGTCGTCTCAAACGTGGTCATCAGAGGCACATAGTGAACCTCTGTCATCCGCGTTAGGAAGAAGGACGTTTGCAAGCCCCAGACGACCGCCAAGAATCCATACGCGATGCGGTTGAGAACCTGCTTATGAGTAACAAAATCGGCAAAGTACAAGACGATGCAAACCGCATACAAAAACGTCATGAGGTCATAGAGAAGAACACTTCTTGGCATGGTGCACGTTCCTCCTTTCCACGAAAGGCATGAGCTCTAGTGCGTCCCCCAGCGACCGCGCAATCCCATGGTGCGGGTTGCGGCGGGCGCTTCCTCTTGACGGGTTTGCTCCAGTTGCTTCGTGACCGCCACTTTCGCCGCGGCGTTGGCGTTCAAACCGATGGCTTGTACCATCGGAGTTGCTTCTTTGACAGGTTGAGCGGTTCCCGCAGACTGGCCGTTTGCGGGCTTTTGCGGGCTCTGCTTGTCAGAGTCCTTTTTGCCTGCGGGTTCGTCCACCGTGTTCTCCAGTCCGAAGATGCGGGCGAACACCTCCAGGTACATGTCCGCTTCCTTCTCCGCCGCCATCTCTTTGACTTGCGTGATCGGACCGTGAATCATCTGGTTGATCAGCGCGGTGGTCAGCTTGTTGACGGTGTGGATGTCTTTGTCTGTCAGACCCGGCACTTTGTTCACCAAGTTCTGCATCAGTTGCGCTTGGTTCGCCATCGCCGATTCACGGAGTTTCATGATCAGCGGCTTGGCGTTCTGTTCGTTCTGCCATTGACGGAACGCGATCATTTCCTCGGCAATAATGCCTTCGACTTTCTCCGCTTCCTTGGCGCGTTCCTTCATGTTGACCGCGATGACGCCCTCCAGATCGTCGATGTCGTAGAGGAACACGTTGTCCACTTTGCACATCTCCGGATCGAGGTCACGAGGCACCGCGATGTCGATCAAGAACAGCGGGCGGTGACGGCGCGCTTTCATCGTCGCTTGGACGTGCGCTTTGGTCACGACATAGCCTTCTGCCCCTGTTGAGGACACGACGATGTCCGCTTCCTTGAGCGCCAAATCCAGCGAGTTCATGTCGAGCGCTTTGCCGTTGAACTTGTCGGCCAACTCCTTCGCACGCTGGTACGTGCGGTTGACGACGATGACCCGAGTGGCCCCGTTGGCGTTCAAGTGTTTCGCGGTCAGTTCCGACATCTTGCCCGCCCCGATGACGAGCACCGTTTTGTGATCGAGCGACTCGAAAATTTTCTTGGCCAGCTCCACCGCCGCATACGAGACCGACACGGCGTTCTCGCCGATTTTCGTTTCGTTGTGCGCACGCTTCGCCACGGTGACGGAGCGTTTGAACAAGTTGTTGAACACCGGACCGGTGGCCCCAATTTCCTGCGAGAACAAAAAGCCCGAGCGGACTTGGCCGAGAATTTGCGTTTCCCCAAGCACCATCGAGTCCAGTCCCGCTGTCACACGGAACAGGTGACGAATCGCCGCATTCTCACCGTATTGGTACAGATGCGGCAAAAACTTCGCGCGCGGCACACCCGAGAGCTCCGCGAGGAAACCGTGAATTGCTTCT comes from Tumebacillus amylolyticus and encodes:
- the hemA gene encoding glutamyl-tRNA reductase translates to MYIMVVGLNYRSAPVEIRERFALQESQLDGALSKLRASGDLHEVVLVSTCNRTEIYAVAEERAGGEEAIHGFLAELSGVPRAKFLPHLYQYGENAAIRHLFRVTAGLDSMVLGETQILGQVRSGFLFSQEIGATGPVFNNLFKRSVTVAKRAHNETKIGENAVSVSYAAVELAKKIFESLDHKTVLVIGAGKMSELTAKHLNANGATRVIVVNRTYQRAKELADKFNGKALDMNSLDLALKEADIVVSSTGAEGYVVTKAHVQATMKARRHRPLFLIDIAVPRDLDPEMCKVDNVFLYDIDDLEGVIAVNMKERAKEAEKVEGIIAEEMIAFRQWQNEQNAKPLIMKLRESAMANQAQLMQNLVNKVPGLTDKDIHTVNKLTTALINQMIHGPITQVKEMAAEKEADMYLEVFARIFGLENTVDEPAGKKDSDKQSPQKPANGQSAGTAQPVKEATPMVQAIGLNANAAAKVAVTKQLEQTRQEEAPAATRTMGLRGRWGTH